In Phreatobacter aquaticus, a single genomic region encodes these proteins:
- the cysE gene encoding serine O-acetyltransferase has translation MRLVPQPEAERRDLAWQRLRAEAQTVVDGSPELATLVLRTIVNAHSLEDAVARRVAGRLAGADLAQDVLYDAFSRAMDDDSTIVTAIHADLAAAIDRDPATDRLVEPVLFFKGFHAIQTHRFAHWMLTKGRRDFALYLQSRSSEIFQTDINPAVPMGHGIFLDHATGLVVGETAVIGNNVSILQGVTLGGTGKESGDRHPKVRNGVLIGAGAKILGNIEIGHCARVAAGSVVLQAVPPNTTVAGVPAKAVGTAGCAEPARSMDQILSREAAESFVYVI, from the coding sequence TTGCGGCTGGTGCCCCAACCCGAAGCGGAACGCCGCGACCTCGCCTGGCAGCGCCTGCGCGCCGAGGCACAGACGGTCGTCGATGGCAGCCCCGAGCTGGCGACCCTGGTCCTGCGCACCATCGTCAACGCGCATTCTCTGGAAGATGCGGTGGCCCGGCGGGTGGCCGGAAGGCTCGCCGGCGCCGATCTGGCGCAGGACGTGCTGTACGATGCCTTCAGCCGCGCCATGGATGACGACAGCACCATCGTCACGGCCATTCACGCCGATCTCGCCGCAGCCATCGACCGCGACCCGGCGACCGACCGGCTGGTGGAGCCCGTCCTGTTCTTCAAGGGCTTCCACGCGATCCAGACCCACCGCTTCGCGCACTGGATGCTGACGAAGGGCCGGCGCGACTTCGCGCTCTATCTGCAGAGCCGGTCTTCCGAAATCTTCCAGACCGACATCAATCCAGCCGTACCCATGGGCCATGGCATCTTCCTCGACCACGCCACCGGCCTGGTGGTCGGCGAGACCGCCGTGATCGGCAACAATGTCTCGATCCTGCAGGGCGTGACGCTTGGCGGGACTGGCAAGGAGAGCGGCGACCGCCATCCCAAGGTGCGCAATGGCGTGCTGATCGGCGCCGGCGCCAAGATCCTCGGCAATATCGAGATCGGCCATTGCGCGCGTGTCGCCGCCGGTTCCGTGGTGCTGCAGGCGGTTCCGCCCAATACGACGGTGGCCGGCGTGCCCGCCAAGGCGGTCGGCACGGCGGGCTGCGCCGAGCCGGCGCGCTCGATGGACCAGATCCTCAGCCGCGAGGCCGCCGAGTCCTTCGTCTACGTGATCTGA